The sequence GGCCAAGGACTCCGTTCCCGAGCTGGCGTTGCGTCGTCTTGTTCATGGTATGGGTTTTCGCTACCGTCTTCACGGCAGGGACTTGCCCGGTAATCCGGATTTGGTTTTTCCCGCTCGGAACGCTGTAATCTTTATGCACGGCTGTTTCTGGCACCGCCATGCAAATTGTCGACGCGCGCGCATGCCCAAGACCCGCATTGCCTTCTGGACCGAGAAATTGGAAGGCAATCGACTTCGTGATCGCAGAAACCGTCGAAGACTCCGGGCATTGGGGTGGCGTGTGTTGGTGGTGTGGGAGTGCCAGTTGAGCAATCCTGAAAAAGTGTCTATTTTGGTGTACAACTTCCTCAACAACGAATAGGGGGGCGGAGCGATGCTG comes from Candidatus Hydrogenedentota bacterium and encodes:
- the vsr gene encoding DNA mismatch endonuclease Vsr → MDTLSKAERSELMSRVRAKDSVPELALRRLVHGMGFRYRLHGRDLPGNPDLVFPARNAVIFMHGCFWHRHANCRRARMPKTRIAFWTEKLEGNRLRDRRNRRRLRALGWRVLVVWECQLSNPEKVSILVYNFLNNE